A segment of the Vagococcus hydrophili genome:
TTAAATCTTTAGGATGTTGGTTTTCATTATAAAAAGTTTCCACTGCTTCATGAATTTCTTCAGCAACACCTGTTCCAATAAACCCTTCAACAGCTAAAACATCGCCATCATGAATTAAACTTGGGACTTCGCTTGCTTTAATAAACTTAACGCTCATGATATTCCTCCTATGGTTTCATTCTCATTAATTCAGCCACATCAACGTCATTATTTGTATTACCATCAACGTCAAATCCGTTTAAATTGAAAAATTCTTTTTTAAATAAATCATATGCTATTAAATCTGTTTTAAAATTATCAGCTGTTAATTGTGCCATTAAATTATTAACTTTTTCTTGCACATCTGCTCTTAATTCCCAACTATCTGGACGCAAACGGCCTTTTTCATCATAATTAGATTCTGTTCCGTATAACATTGTTCTAAAAATACGGTCTTTATGCATAATTGGCGTTTCGTGAAGATTCATTTCTTGCATCACTTTATATAAACAAATTAAGTATTTAGGTAAGATTGGAATAACCACACTTGCTTTAGTTGTCACTGCTTTTGACACACAAATCAAACTTTCACCGTTAAGACTCTTAAGATTTTTATTAATTCTTTTAGATGATTCTTCTGCTTGTTCTTTTGCAACACCTAAAGAACCGTCGTGATAAAAGGCATGAGTCACATCTGGGCCAATATAAGAATATAAAACTGTTTTGAAACCTTCTGCTAAGCAGCCAGCTTCTTTTAAGAGTTCAACCCACCATTCCCAATCTTCGCCACCCATCACTTTAACTGTACCTTCAATTTCTTCCTCTGTTGCAGGTTCAACTGTTTGGATAAATAGTTCTTCTTTTTCTAGGTTAATATTTTCTCCTGAAACTTCTTGCCCGATTGGTTTTAAAGCTGAAGAATAAGTGATTCCTGTTTTATAGTCTGTACGTTTTGGTGCTGCCAAACTATACACTAATAAATCAATTTCGCCACCAAATTCTTGTTTAATATAGTCAATGACTTGTTCTTTCATTTCTAAACTGAAGGCATCTCCAATAAAATTTTTGGCAATCAGCCCTTCT
Coding sequences within it:
- the fabV gene encoding enoyl-ACP reductase FabV; amino-acid sequence: MKVEMKLKGNMARSVNPNGCKQEVLNQINYVKKQGDYEGTKKALVLGASSSYGLASRITAAFGSHADTIGVSFERGPKDETMLGTAGWYNNIFFKEFAEKEGLIAKNFIGDAFSLEMKEQVIDYIKQEFGGEIDLLVYSLAAPKRTDYKTGITYSSALKPIGQEVSGENINLEKEELFIQTVEPATEEEIEGTVKVMGGEDWEWWVELLKEAGCLAEGFKTVLYSYIGPDVTHAFYHDGSLGVAKEQAEESSKRINKNLKSLNGESLICVSKAVTTKASVVIPILPKYLICLYKVMQEMNLHETPIMHKDRIFRTMLYGTESNYDEKGRLRPDSWELRADVQEKVNNLMAQLTADNFKTDLIAYDLFKKEFFNLNGFDVDGNTNNDVDVAELMRMKP